One genomic region from Desertifilum tharense IPPAS B-1220 encodes:
- a CDS encoding glycosyltransferase family 4 protein encodes MKTASIHSLLLTDTFLPHIGGRENYYHHLFSRFGGDSAIILTPDKVGDYEAFDRTYPLPIVRINRISQVWWRWGIRGWIQWLRQLDRICRDRQIAVLHCGLVLPDGLTGWLVRKTLGQPYIIYTHGKEILENQNHPEKSQLMQIALSQASRVACNSRYTGKLLEAVGVPPEKIVPILPGIEPQQWLSEPDPQRVEELRQKYGLADRPVVLSVGRLIERKGCDRVMEAFPKILSRFPDAVYLIVGEGPMRSQLEELRDRLGLQQSVIFAGEVSDADLRVYYTLATLFAMVSRQPPGSHEVEGFGIVYLEANACGLPVVAGDSGGVSDAVVHGKTGFLVDPFNPDAIADAIIPLLADPQLAQQMGKTGKERAIGEFSWDTRSQALQQLTAEVAQETQARSRTRAAIHTLPLMLQRQIFR; translated from the coding sequence ATGAAAACAGCTTCAATCCATTCCTTGTTGCTAACCGATACGTTTTTACCCCATATTGGCGGGCGGGAGAATTATTACCACCATCTGTTTAGCCGCTTTGGGGGCGATTCTGCGATTATCCTAACTCCCGATAAAGTTGGCGACTATGAAGCCTTCGATCGCACCTATCCTTTACCCATTGTGCGGATTAACCGGATTAGCCAGGTGTGGTGGCGGTGGGGAATTCGGGGCTGGATACAATGGTTGCGTCAGTTAGATCGGATTTGTCGCGATCGCCAAATTGCGGTTTTACACTGCGGCTTAGTCTTACCCGATGGTTTAACGGGATGGTTGGTGAGAAAGACCTTGGGACAACCTTATATTATTTATACCCACGGGAAGGAAATTTTAGAAAATCAAAACCACCCAGAAAAGTCCCAACTGATGCAAATTGCCTTATCCCAAGCCAGTCGGGTAGCGTGTAATAGTCGCTATACGGGGAAACTCTTAGAAGCGGTAGGCGTTCCCCCCGAAAAGATTGTTCCGATTCTACCGGGGATTGAACCTCAGCAATGGTTAAGCGAACCCGATCCGCAACGGGTGGAGGAATTGCGCCAAAAATATGGTTTAGCAGATCGCCCGGTGGTTCTCAGCGTGGGGCGGTTAATTGAACGCAAGGGATGCGATCGCGTGATGGAAGCGTTTCCCAAAATCCTATCCCGTTTCCCCGATGCCGTCTATCTGATTGTTGGGGAAGGACCGATGCGATCGCAACTTGAAGAATTGCGCGATCGCTTAGGCTTACAACAGTCCGTCATTTTTGCAGGTGAAGTCTCGGATGCAGACTTGCGAGTTTACTATACCCTAGCTACCCTCTTTGCAATGGTGAGTCGCCAACCGCCGGGAAGCCATGAGGTAGAAGGGTTTGGGATTGTTTACCTCGAAGCCAATGCGTGCGGACTTCCGGTAGTCGCCGGGGATAGCGGTGGCGTATCTGATGCGGTGGTTCACGGGAAAACGGGGTTTCTCGTCGATCCGTTTAACCCAGATGCGATCGCCGATGCAATTATCCCCCTCCTCGCCGATCCGCAACTCGCCCAACAGATGGGGAAAACGGGGAAAGAACGCGCCATTGGAGAGTTCTCCTGGGATACGCGCAGCCAAGCCTTACAACAGCTTACCGCCGAAGTTGCCCAAGAAACCCAAGCGCGATCGCGAACTCGTGCGGCGATCCATACCCTCCCCTTGATGCTGCAACGCCAAATCTTTCGCTAA